Proteins from a single region of Hydra vulgaris chromosome 12, alternate assembly HydraT2T_AEP:
- the LOC136088258 gene encoding uncharacterized protein LOC136088258 — MEDRSRRNNLRIDGIKESENESWVESECKVHKLFEECLDIKNIKIERAHRSGPRDVNKHRPIVLKLLNYKDKTEILKKSFKLKGKNIYINEDFSAETTEIRKGLRERMKKERESGKFAVISTN, encoded by the coding sequence ATGGAAGATCGTTCACGTAGGAACAACTTAAGAATAGACGGGATAAAAGAAAGCGAAAATGAATCATGGGTAGAATCTGAATGTAAGGTGCATAAACTATTTGAGGAATGCcttgacattaaaaatataaaaattgaaagagcTCATCGATCTGGGCCGAGAGATGTTAATAAACACAGACCGATAGtcctaaagttattaaattataaagacaaaactgaaatacttaaaaaatcgtttaaaCTCAAAGGAAAAAACATCTATATAAATGAAGATTTTAGTGCGGAGACTACAGAAATAAGGAAGGGTTTAAGAGAACGAATGAAGAAAGAAAGGGAATCCGGCAAATTTGCGGTTATATCGACAAACTAG